Proteins from a genomic interval of Rhipicephalus microplus isolate Deutch F79 chromosome 6, USDA_Rmic, whole genome shotgun sequence:
- the LOC142765962 gene encoding uncharacterized protein T26G10.4-like, producing the protein MVEALATPLGLSLNPSKCTTLHLSGVTPVGMRPTVFRVSGVPVAALSDSEPLRHLGRPVGFRLPQRAGTDVNDDAIRNATAIFSSLLAPWQRIDALKTFVFPALNFSMRCGALTKTDWHRLELAIRPMFKRTLYLPVNASTHYVHGSASGGAIAIPVAAELYDICRIDSAFKLLTTSDQSLRELALSDAYEIASTRLGWEVTRFELEAYLSGDRQVVHSRPATQLRSVWTEARKASRRLQVSWSLRPDHVTITCGDATLPSTQRNRVMRALRDVLAHVRDNALHDQPNQGKVMACVSADRASSHFITTGAFTHFADWRFIHRARLNLLPLNGAVMWGPPERDQRCRVCGYARKTLPHVLCHCMTHSTMSQARHNAVVSRLRTAAARDYTVAYENRPVGDTGLRPDLVLVRGEEALVIDVACAFENTPEAFTNTRNDKVARYQPIADYLRRRYQRVTVAAVIVGALGAWDPANDRVLLRLCSRS; encoded by the coding sequence ATGGTCGAGGCGCTAGCAACACCGCTTGGGCTATCTCTCAACCCGAGCAAGTGTACGACCCTGCACCTCAGCGGCGTCACCCCCGTCGGAATGCGGCCAACCGTCTTCCGGGTCTCCGGCGTCCCGGTCGCAGCTTTGAGCGACTCCGAGCCGCTCCGCCACCTCGGACGCCCGGTGGGTTTCCGCCTTCCACAGCGAGCGGGGACCGATGTTAATGACGACGCCATTCGCAACGCCACGGCTATTTTTTCGTCCCTTCTAGCCCCGTGGCAGCGTATTGACGCCCTCAAGACATTTGTGTTCCCCGCCCTCAACTTCTCCATGAGGTGCGGCGCCCTGACCAAAACAGACTGGCACCGGTTGGAGCTTGCCATCAGGCCCATGTTCAAGCGTACATTGTACCTACCGGTGAACGCCTCGACACACTACGTCCACGGGAGCGCCTCCGGAGGAGCTATAGCAATACCGGTGGCAGCGGAGTTATACGACATCTGTCGTATTGACTCCGCTTTTAAGCTCCTGACGACATCAGACCAGTCACTACGGGAACTCGCCCTGTCCGACGCTTACGAGATCGCCTCCACCCGCCTCGGATGGGAGGTTACCCGTTTCGAGTTGGAGGCGTACCTCTCTGGCGACCGACAGGTCGTCCACTCAAGGCCGGCAACCCAGCTGCGCAGCGTGTGGACCGAGGCCCGTAAGGCGTCCCGAAGGCTACAAGTCTCGTGGTCCCTGCGGCCGGACCACGTCACCATCACCTGCGGCGACGCAACGCTTCCTTCAACCCAAAGGAACCGGGTCATGCGGGCGCTACGAGATGTACTGGCCCACGTCCGGGACAACGCCCTCCATGACCAGCCGAACCAGGGGAAGGTGATGGCATGCGTCTCGGCGGATCGTGCGAGCTCCCATTTCATCACCACAGGAGCATTCACGCACTTCGCCGACTGGAGATTCATCCACCGGGCGCGCCTCAACCTGCTACCCCTGAATGGCGCCGTCATGTGGGGCCCACCTGAACGAGACCAGCGTTGCCGGGTATGCGGCTACGCGAGGAAGACGCTACCGCACGTGCTATGTCACTGCATGACGCATAGCACCATGTCTCAGGCGCGGCACAACGCGGTGGTCTCACGCCTTCGCACGGCCGCTGCCCGCGACTACACCGTGGCGTACGAGAACCGGCCGGTCGGCGACACTGGACTGCGTCCTGATCTTGTCTTGGTTCGTGGGGAGGAGGCCCTGGTGATCGACGTGGCTTGCGCGTTCGAGAATACACCGGAGGCCTTTACCAACACACGAAACGACAAGGTCGCACGCTACCAACCCATCGCCGACTATCTGCGTCGCCGCTACCAGAGAGTAACGGTGGCCGCCGTCATAGTCGGGGCTCTAGGCGCTTGGGACCCGGCCAACGACCGCGTCCTCCTGCGCCTGTGCTCCCGCAGCTAA